CGGTTGTTGTGCAAGTTATTGGACACTTTGGAGGTCACGTGCTCCAACGGGTACGAGGTTTTACTGTTTAGGACGGCGTTCTTGCTGGCATTTTTTGCGGCGCTCAGGATCGGCGAGTTAGTCCCGAAGAGCAAGTTTATGCCGGGAGGTCTTATGTTTGACGATGTGGTAACGGTAGACGACGGGATACGGGTCaggattaaaaaatcaaaaaccgaCGTTTTCGGTAGAGGTGAGTGGGTGCCGATCTCGCGGCTAGGCGCCGTTTGGTGCCCAGTAGATACGGTAGCCAGTTACATGGCAACAAGGCCGGCGGGGGAGCAGTTTTTGGTTCACGCATccggcctccccctcaccaggTTTCAGGTAACGGCGGGGTTAAAATCGGCTTTGAGGTCTGTGGGCCTCGATCCGAAGGAATTCGGAACCCACTCCTTCAGAATCGGTGCGGCCACGTCGGCAGATGCGGGTGGAATGAACGAAGACGGGGTAAAAcggcttgggagatggaagtcccAGGCATATAAGTCTTATGTGCGACCCGATCTGGCGGTGCGAGATTTAAGTTAGGGTCAAAAGGCCCCTCGTTTTTCTTTAAATGTGAGGCAGTGTCCTTCAAGTTGGTtgcccttgttttgttttttcttgttttttatttgcagcagcagaACCGTGGAAGGTACACATAGTCGGGCATTCCTATATTCACTGGGCACAaaggagggcagcagtacgcccgttgggatcggagctaggcctacccggaacatccgtaacctggcacggagtccgggggctaagATGGCCCGACATGCGGAAGCTTGTGGTGGACATAGCCAGAAGTACCCCCCGGAAAGTGGTGTTGGtggttcacgccggggggaatgatCTCGGGAAAGCAAAGACACGAGACCTGCTGGTCATCATGAAACAGGACTTACTGCGTTTTCGGGAATGTTTTAATGGATGCATCATCGTGTGGTCTGACATTGTCGCGAGGAGGCTCTGGAATGGAGCAAGGAGCCTGGAAGCGGtggacagagccaggaggctgatcAACATGCGGATGTCGCAGTTTGTTCACTCTATCGGAGGGGTGGCGGTGCGCCATTGGGagctggaagagaaggaaaagggggcattgaggagggacggtgttcacctcaatgaggtagggttggatacgttcctatccggcttgcaggatggggtcgagaaagctttagctcgggttggtggggtggggacggaatgagccgtagtaacgcggcacatcccgtgtggcccggattttttgtccatgctgtgaggaagtagaggagggtttgcaagccgaaggaacggggcttacaaacgtcctcagtggactgtttatggactttaaagttttagcatacggacagcatggacggttttttctataaagtttttcaataaagttttttgatattcgttaataaataaaagctgtggcctaccccacaattggcagaaacaagaagttgtaagtattggttatttagtagataagtgagcgggtaaaggattgtgagtgttcccagtcttgaatgccgcgagctaactaaggatgcggcacatgactgggaacaggtacagcaggggttaagtagagcgagcaaaaggggggtggagtttagacaggaagagaaagggtggggggggagcggaaggagctcagtcgtgagacaggaagagacgggagaagactggagaagagacacccgcccacccgccctggagggataggggagaggtgggatggttaTGAAGGACTAtcgttggaagttgtcacagctgtttttggcccggattttttgtccatgctgtgaggaagtagaggagggtttgcaagccgaaggaacggggcttacaaacgtcctcagtggactgtttatggactttaaagttttagcatacggacagcatggacggttttttctataaagtttttcaataaagttttttgatattcgttaataaataaaagctgtggcctaccccacaattggcagaaacaagaagttgtaagtattggttatttagtagataagtgagcgggtaaaggATTGTGAGTGTT
Above is a window of Eleutherodactylus coqui strain aEleCoq1 chromosome 3, aEleCoq1.hap1, whole genome shotgun sequence DNA encoding:
- the LOC136620829 gene encoding uncharacterized protein gives rise to the protein MIAGGYATNDAPHVSSRQPSSSRGRSPGRRTAGTSPLAMPEDGRADGAVQRAAPSGGCVGSTLPAFLVGSGRTELLKLVESSVTVGTWKNYNAVWKKWLCCTDGRVAGGERARSATLDMLASLRAGRASVDAAKKHLAGVAFLLKLHGFRDVTKEFVFRQIVRGWKKEKAGSDARRPITYRLLCKLLDTLEVTCSNGYEVLLFRTAFLLAFFAALRIGELVPKSKFMPGGLMFDDVVTVDDGIRVRIKKSKTDVFGRGEWVPISRLGAVWCPVDTVASYMATRPAGEQFLVHASGLPLTRFQVTAGLKSALRSVGLDPKEFGTHSFRIGAATSADAGGMNEDGVKRLGRWKSQAYKSYVRPDLAVRDLS